One genomic window of Roseateles sp. DAIF2 includes the following:
- a CDS encoding SPFH domain-containing protein, with translation MSNNGIGAGRQETPASTANGYLAILLGLGALAAGVLLAWLTHGRPATALILSGLLLGAGGAMLAGLYMQQPGEGRILTLFGQYRGTDRQTGLRWANPLTTRRRISLRARNFNAPTLKVNDKRGNPVEISAAVVWRVEDTARAVFEVDDYELYVSIQAEAAIRHLAAQFAYDEGEDLAPGETTLRAGAEEVISALKTELQARFADAGVAVQDAKITHLAYAPEIAQVMLRRQQAEAIISARKKIVQGAVSMVEEALKGLSERSIVELDDERKAAMVSNLLVVLCSDKDTQPIVNAGTLYN, from the coding sequence ATGAGCAACAACGGCATCGGCGCGGGCCGCCAGGAAACGCCGGCCAGCACCGCCAACGGCTATCTGGCCATCCTGCTGGGCCTGGGCGCGCTGGCGGCCGGCGTGCTGCTGGCCTGGCTGACCCACGGACGACCGGCCACGGCCCTGATCCTGAGCGGCCTCCTGCTGGGCGCCGGCGGCGCGATGCTGGCCGGCCTGTACATGCAGCAGCCCGGCGAGGGCCGCATCCTGACCCTGTTCGGCCAGTACCGCGGCACCGACCGCCAGACCGGCCTGCGCTGGGCGAACCCGCTGACGACGCGCCGGCGCATCTCGCTGCGCGCGCGCAACTTCAATGCGCCGACCCTGAAGGTCAACGACAAGCGCGGCAACCCGGTCGAGATCAGCGCCGCGGTGGTCTGGCGGGTCGAGGACACGGCACGCGCAGTGTTCGAGGTCGACGACTACGAGCTCTATGTCAGCATCCAGGCCGAGGCCGCGATCCGCCATCTGGCCGCCCAGTTCGCCTATGACGAGGGCGAGGACCTGGCGCCCGGCGAGACCACCCTGCGCGCCGGCGCCGAGGAGGTGATCAGCGCGCTGAAGACCGAGCTACAGGCGCGCTTCGCCGATGCCGGCGTGGCGGTGCAGGACGCCAAGATCACCCACCTGGCCTATGCGCCCGAGATCGCCCAGGTGATGCTGCGCCGCCAGCAGGCCGAGGCCATCATCAGCGCCCGCAAGAAGATCGTGCAGGGCGCGGTCAGCATGGTCGAGGAGGCGCTGAAGGGCCTGTCCGAACGCTCGATCGTCGAGCTCGACGACGAGCGCAAGGCCGCGATGGTGTCCAATCTGCTGGTGGTGTTGTGTTCGGACAAGGACACCCAGCCGATCGTCAACGCGGGCACGCTCTACAACTGA
- a CDS encoding toxin-antitoxin system HicB family antitoxin, whose protein sequence is MASPDKKSFALRIDPALWAEIERLAAHELRSANAQIEYLLREALARRGIRPDQGPSARRGRPPRAPDQGEEG, encoded by the coding sequence ATGGCCAGTCCCGACAAGAAGAGCTTCGCCCTGCGCATCGATCCGGCCCTGTGGGCCGAGATCGAGCGCCTGGCCGCGCATGAGCTGCGCTCGGCCAATGCCCAGATCGAGTACCTGCTGCGCGAGGCGCTGGCGCGGCGCGGCATCAGGCCCGACCAGGGCCCGTCGGCCCGGCGCGGCCGGCCGCCGCGCGCGCCCGATCAGGGCGAGGAAGGCTGA
- a CDS encoding DUF6463 family protein, with protein sequence MTVSSRPWMGRWLLAVAALHTLFGLLVFAGPLRQLLRLGLFNAVGADPLLGAVTWFLLFGAPLALLGQALTLLERRVDAPALRPLGWGLLALGLLGIVLMPASGFWLLLPVVWALLRPRPALASQPSSP encoded by the coding sequence ATGACTGTGAGCTCACGCCCCTGGATGGGTCGCTGGCTGCTGGCCGTGGCCGCGCTGCACACGCTGTTCGGCCTGCTGGTGTTCGCCGGGCCGCTGCGGCAGCTGCTGCGGCTCGGGCTGTTCAACGCGGTGGGCGCGGACCCGCTGCTGGGCGCCGTCACCTGGTTCCTGCTGTTCGGTGCGCCGCTGGCGCTGCTGGGGCAAGCCCTGACCCTGCTCGAGCGCCGGGTGGATGCGCCAGCGCTGCGCCCGCTGGGCTGGGGGCTGCTGGCCCTGGGCCTGCTGGGCATCGTGCTGATGCCGGCCTCGGGCTTCTGGCTGCTGCTGCCGGTGGTCTGGGCGCTGCTGCGTCCGCGCCCGGCGCTGGCGTCTCAGCCTTCCTCGCCCTGA
- a CDS encoding AarF/ABC1/UbiB kinase family protein, translating to MNAASKPPRTSRLARGAIAGGALARAGVARLSQKAQDLARDEAQRAAARAAHEAELGRILFGALNQLKGVALKAAQLLSCEAQLLPEALREQLARACYQATPMNQALVGKRMRQALGPDWAERFAHFEPQAFAAASLGQVHRARLADGCELALKLQYPGIAATVASDMRLLRGLLLGPLSGLALGEGALPDAALLGRVLDEIEAGLAAELDYAQEARAMDEFRAALAPRLPRLAVPEVCHELSTPQLLAMQALPGLHLAEWLAGGPGQAERDRYGQLIFDAFMVMVFELGRLHADPHPGNYLFMPDGRLGLLDFGCTRALPRAFVTNLARAWSAGLAPDGDAALREAYLALGLIDAGLDLDHFRRELRPALAPLLDWQLAPFRVPMFDFGARAPLPHLDAAQQRQAMRHLHGMPPELPYLDRAFLGLNQLLARLGARVRTRNPWIGGDGP from the coding sequence ATGAACGCGGCCAGCAAGCCTCCCCGCACCAGCCGGCTGGCGCGCGGCGCGATCGCCGGCGGCGCGCTGGCGCGGGCCGGCGTCGCGCGGCTGAGCCAGAAGGCGCAGGACCTGGCGCGCGACGAGGCGCAGCGCGCCGCGGCCCGCGCGGCGCATGAGGCCGAGCTGGGGCGCATCCTGTTCGGTGCGCTGAACCAGCTGAAGGGCGTGGCGCTGAAGGCCGCCCAGCTGCTGAGCTGCGAGGCGCAATTGCTGCCCGAGGCCCTGCGCGAGCAGCTGGCCCGGGCCTGCTACCAGGCCACGCCGATGAACCAGGCCCTGGTGGGCAAGCGCATGCGCCAGGCCCTGGGGCCGGATTGGGCGGAGCGCTTCGCCCACTTCGAACCGCAGGCCTTTGCCGCGGCCAGCCTGGGCCAGGTGCACCGCGCGCGCCTGGCCGATGGCTGCGAGCTGGCGCTGAAGCTGCAGTACCCGGGCATCGCCGCCACCGTCGCCAGCGATATGCGGTTGCTGCGCGGCCTGCTGCTCGGGCCCTTGAGCGGCCTGGCGCTGGGCGAGGGCGCGCTGCCCGACGCGGCGCTGCTGGGCCGCGTGCTGGACGAGATCGAGGCCGGCCTGGCGGCCGAGCTGGACTACGCGCAGGAAGCGCGTGCGATGGACGAGTTCCGCGCCGCGCTGGCGCCGCGCCTGCCGCGGCTGGCCGTGCCCGAGGTCTGCCATGAGCTCAGCACGCCGCAGCTGCTGGCGATGCAGGCGCTGCCGGGCCTGCACCTGGCCGAATGGCTGGCCGGTGGGCCCGGCCAGGCCGAACGCGACCGCTATGGCCAGCTGATCTTCGATGCCTTCATGGTGATGGTGTTCGAGCTGGGCCGGCTGCATGCGGATCCACATCCCGGCAACTACCTCTTCATGCCCGACGGCCGGCTGGGCCTGCTGGACTTCGGCTGCACGCGGGCGCTGCCGCGCGCCTTCGTCACGAACCTGGCGCGGGCCTGGTCGGCCGGCCTGGCGCCGGACGGTGACGCCGCGCTGCGCGAGGCCTATCTGGCGCTGGGCCTCATCGATGCCGGCCTGGACCTGGATCACTTCCGGCGCGAGCTGCGCCCGGCGCTGGCGCCGCTGCTGGACTGGCAGCTGGCGCCGTTTCGCGTGCCGATGTTCGACTTCGGCGCGCGCGCGCCGCTGCCGCATCTGGACGCCGCGCAGCAGCGCCAGGCGATGCGGCATCTGCATGGCATGCCGCCCGAGCTGCCGTATCTCGACCGCGCCTTCCTGGGCCTGAACCAGCTGCTGGCGCGGCTGGGCGCCCGGGTGCGCACCCGCAACCCCTGGATCGGAGGAGATGGACCATGA
- a CDS encoding DUF2867 domain-containing protein — translation MNASLQKIAVPPQSVLAPSLATADFADSYLLPDPDPARGLLQTYLALSARTPAWMAALMALRNRVVRLMGLKDLGGLAARQAAKPAEAYRIGDRVGIFTLEQQRPDELVIGDRDKHLHVRLSLLRLAQPGGGSRLALSTVVHEHNRLGRIYMWVVGPVHSLIVPLMLRQVMRQMQREEQAQRR, via the coding sequence ATGAATGCCAGCCTGCAAAAGATCGCGGTGCCGCCGCAGAGCGTGCTGGCGCCCAGCCTCGCGACGGCCGATTTTGCCGACAGCTATCTGCTGCCCGATCCGGACCCGGCACGCGGGCTGCTGCAGACGTACCTGGCCCTGAGCGCGCGCACGCCGGCCTGGATGGCGGCGCTGATGGCGCTGCGCAACCGCGTCGTGCGCCTGATGGGCCTGAAGGACCTGGGCGGCCTAGCGGCGCGCCAGGCGGCCAAGCCGGCCGAGGCCTACCGCATCGGCGACCGGGTCGGCATCTTCACCCTGGAGCAGCAGCGGCCCGACGAGCTGGTGATCGGCGACCGGGACAAGCATCTGCATGTGCGCCTGTCGCTGCTGCGCCTGGCGCAGCCCGGGGGCGGCAGCCGGCTGGCGCTGAGCACCGTGGTGCATGAGCACAACCGCCTGGGCCGGATCTATATGTGGGTGGTCGGGCCGGTGCACAGCCTGATCGTGCCGTTGATGCTGCGCCAGGTAATGCGCCAGATGCAACGCGAAGAGCAAGCACAGCGGCGATGA
- a CDS encoding TetR/AcrR family transcriptional regulator — protein MKISKSQQDKNQRLLLNAAVELISSQGYERTTMKQIARAAGLGDATIYKYFPSKEKLVLAYYELAIAEALAQTLKTKGLAGYQLQERLQRLVDAVLERLLPDREFVAITRGLARENPLLLLGDALPGKPALRAQVEAWLAEAEAAGQIAPCGYKGLLAGLMADYMFGIVVYWLQDESAEFSDTTQLTDLSLGLLALMLQSGLINKLGELGGFLLRNQLARLLQGGGVLELLTLARRGLGAAREART, from the coding sequence ATGAAGATATCGAAGTCGCAGCAGGACAAGAACCAGCGCCTGTTGCTGAATGCCGCGGTGGAGCTGATCAGCAGCCAGGGCTATGAGCGCACGACGATGAAGCAGATCGCGCGCGCCGCCGGCCTGGGCGACGCGACGATCTACAAGTACTTCCCCAGCAAGGAAAAGCTGGTGCTGGCCTATTACGAGCTGGCGATCGCCGAGGCGCTGGCCCAGACCCTGAAGACCAAGGGCCTGGCCGGCTACCAGCTGCAGGAGCGCCTGCAGCGCCTGGTGGACGCGGTGCTGGAGCGCCTGCTGCCGGACCGCGAGTTCGTCGCGATCACCCGCGGCCTGGCGCGCGAGAACCCGCTGCTGCTGCTGGGCGACGCGCTGCCGGGCAAGCCGGCGCTGCGGGCCCAGGTCGAGGCCTGGCTGGCCGAGGCCGAGGCGGCCGGCCAGATCGCGCCCTGTGGCTACAAGGGCCTGCTGGCCGGGCTGATGGCGGACTATATGTTCGGCATCGTCGTCTACTGGCTGCAGGACGAGAGCGCGGAGTTCTCCGACACCACCCAACTGACCGACCTGAGCCTGGGCCTGCTGGCGCTGATGCTGCAGAGCGGCCTGATCAACAAGCTTGGCGAGCTGGGCGGCTTCCTGCTGCGCAACCAGCTGGCGCGCCTGCTGCAGGGCGGCGGCGTGCTGGAGCTGCTGACCCTGGCGCGGCGCGGCCTGGGCGCGGCGCGGGAGGCCCGGACATGA
- a CDS encoding TetR/AcrR family transcriptional regulator, with protein sequence MEAKTERSELTQSAIVDVALEMAALDGLESLSIGEVAKRLNLSKSGVFSRIGSREALQRAVLDEFDKRFQQDILMPALREPRGLPRLDAIMRAWLQRTTLPGARGACLYAAGSFEFDDRDEKDPLREALMAGIKRWRGALKRSVLQAVEMGHLQPELDAEQLVFELDGLFTALMREARFMRDPQVVERGWACYQRLINTYRG encoded by the coding sequence ATGGAAGCCAAGACCGAACGCAGCGAGCTGACCCAGAGCGCCATCGTCGACGTCGCGCTGGAGATGGCCGCGCTGGACGGGCTGGAGAGCCTCTCGATCGGCGAAGTGGCCAAGCGCCTGAACCTGTCGAAGAGCGGCGTGTTCTCGCGCATCGGTTCGCGCGAGGCGCTGCAACGCGCGGTACTGGACGAGTTCGACAAGCGCTTCCAGCAGGACATCCTGATGCCCGCGCTGCGCGAGCCGCGCGGCCTGCCGCGGCTGGACGCGATCATGCGCGCCTGGCTGCAGCGCACCACCCTGCCCGGCGCGCGCGGCGCCTGCCTGTATGCCGCCGGCAGCTTCGAATTCGACGACCGCGACGAGAAGGACCCGCTGCGCGAGGCGCTGATGGCCGGCATCAAGCGCTGGCGCGGCGCGCTCAAGCGCAGCGTGCTGCAGGCGGTCGAGATGGGCCATCTGCAGCCCGAGCTGGACGCCGAGCAGCTGGTGTTCGAGCTCGACGGCCTGTTCACCGCGCTGATGCGCGAGGCCCGCTTCATGCGCGACCCGCAGGTCGTGGAGCGCGGCTGGGCCTGCTACCAGCGCCTGATCAACACCTACCGCGGCTGA
- a CDS encoding alpha/beta hydrolase: protein MSAGQPPGGNPAALFYGQGGGQRLLRRGLDGLQRLSPALAAALAFRFFITPLPSKLAARRRPMPADWKPLAWRAEDLRLCAWQHRDALESHGPRPRVLLVHGWAGDARQMLPLAEALWAAGFDPLLLDMPAHGRSAGWQSHLPAFVATLLAAGERFGPLQGLVAHSLGALAASQALARGLAAERLVLLAASAPPRQVLAWYGASFGLGAPVLARLRARLEGLSGAALESYEPAWLAERLRQPTLLLHDRDDRAAPLAAAQALAVALPAARLQISQGLGHRRLLADPATLEAVSLHLR, encoded by the coding sequence ATGAGCGCCGGCCAGCCCCCCGGCGGCAACCCCGCCGCGCTGTTCTACGGCCAGGGCGGCGGCCAGCGCCTGCTGCGCCGCGGCCTGGACGGCCTGCAGCGCCTCAGCCCGGCGCTGGCCGCGGCGCTCGCCTTCCGTTTCTTCATCACGCCGCTGCCCAGCAAGCTGGCGGCGCGCCGCCGCCCGATGCCCGCCGACTGGAAACCTCTGGCCTGGCGGGCCGAGGACCTGCGGCTCTGCGCCTGGCAGCATCGCGACGCCCTGGAATCCCATGGCCCGCGGCCGCGGGTGCTGCTGGTGCATGGCTGGGCCGGCGACGCGCGGCAGATGCTGCCGCTGGCCGAGGCGCTCTGGGCAGCCGGCTTCGACCCGCTGCTACTGGACATGCCGGCCCATGGCCGCAGCGCCGGCTGGCAGAGCCATCTGCCGGCCTTCGTCGCCACCTTGTTGGCGGCGGGCGAGCGCTTCGGGCCGCTGCAGGGCCTGGTCGCGCATTCGCTGGGCGCGCTGGCCGCCAGCCAGGCGCTGGCGCGCGGTCTGGCGGCCGAACGTCTGGTGCTGCTGGCCGCCTCGGCGCCGCCGCGCCAGGTGCTGGCCTGGTACGGCGCCAGCTTCGGCCTCGGCGCCCCGGTGCTGGCGCGGCTGCGCGCGCGGCTGGAGGGCCTGAGCGGCGCCGCGCTGGAGAGCTACGAGCCGGCCTGGCTGGCCGAGCGCCTGCGGCAGCCGACCCTGCTGCTGCACGACCGCGACGACCGCGCCGCGCCGCTGGCGGCCGCGCAGGCGCTGGCGGTCGCCCTGCCGGCCGCGCGGCTGCAGATCAGCCAGGGCCTGGGCCACCGCCGCCTGCTGGCCGATCCGGCCACGCTGGAGGCGGTCAGCCTGCACCTGCGCTAG
- the fahA gene encoding fumarylacetoacetase — protein sequence MSTPLQLPDETHDPRLRSWVESANRPGVDHPIQNLPFGRFRAAGAGDDQAWRLGVAIGDQILDLGATGLVERADMNALMALPADARRALRRRLSAGLSAGSAEQAAWSRALLPQAQAEMALPCRIGDYTDFYTSVHHATNVGRLFRPDAPLLPNYKWLPIGYHGRASSIGLGGGPLRRPSGQLKAPDAAAPVLGQSRRLDYEAELGWFVGPGNALGEPIGIESAEAHLFGVALFNDWSARDLQGWEYQPLGPFLSKNFASSLSPWVVTLEALTPFRRPFERAPEDPQPLPYLDSPQQRAQGAFAITLEVLLQTERMRAEGRPAQRLSLTDSQRAAYWTPAQMVAHHTVNGCNLQPGDLLGSGTLSGPGPDEAGSLLELSVGGQRPLQLPGGERRSFLEDGDRLTLRGWCEREGAVRIGLGEVSATVVG from the coding sequence ATGTCCACCCCGCTCCAGCTTCCCGACGAGACCCACGACCCCCGGCTGCGCAGCTGGGTGGAGAGCGCCAACCGGCCCGGTGTCGACCATCCGATCCAGAACCTGCCCTTCGGCCGCTTCCGCGCGGCCGGCGCTGGCGATGATCAGGCCTGGCGCCTGGGCGTGGCGATCGGCGACCAGATCCTGGACCTGGGCGCGACCGGCCTGGTCGAGCGGGCGGACATGAATGCGCTGATGGCCCTGCCGGCCGACGCGCGCCGGGCGCTGCGCCGGCGCCTGTCGGCCGGCCTGAGCGCGGGCAGCGCCGAGCAGGCCGCCTGGTCGCGCGCGCTGCTGCCGCAGGCGCAGGCCGAGATGGCCCTGCCCTGCCGCATCGGCGACTACACCGACTTCTACACCAGCGTGCACCACGCGACCAATGTCGGCCGGTTGTTCCGGCCCGATGCGCCGCTGCTGCCCAACTACAAATGGCTGCCGATCGGCTATCACGGCCGCGCCTCCTCGATCGGCCTGGGCGGCGGCCCGCTGCGCCGGCCGTCGGGCCAACTGAAGGCGCCGGACGCGGCCGCGCCGGTGCTGGGCCAGAGCCGGCGGCTCGACTACGAGGCGGAGCTGGGCTGGTTCGTCGGCCCCGGCAATGCGCTGGGCGAGCCGATCGGCATCGAGTCGGCCGAGGCGCATCTGTTCGGCGTGGCGCTGTTCAACGACTGGAGCGCGCGCGACCTGCAGGGCTGGGAGTACCAGCCGCTGGGGCCCTTTCTGTCGAAGAACTTTGCCAGCAGCCTGTCGCCCTGGGTCGTGACCCTGGAGGCGCTGACGCCGTTTCGGCGACCCTTCGAGCGGGCCCCGGAAGATCCGCAGCCGCTGCCCTATCTGGACTCGCCGCAGCAGCGCGCGCAGGGGGCGTTCGCGATCACGCTGGAGGTGCTGCTGCAGACCGAGCGCATGCGCGCCGAGGGCCGACCGGCGCAGCGCCTGTCGCTGACCGACAGCCAGCGCGCCGCCTACTGGACGCCGGCCCAGATGGTCGCGCACCACACGGTCAACGGCTGCAATCTGCAGCCGGGCGACCTGCTGGGCTCGGGCACCCTGTCGGGCCCGGGGCCGGACGAGGCCGGCTCGCTGCTGGAGCTGAGCGTCGGCGGCCAGCGGCCGCTGCAGCTGCCGGGCGGCGAGCGGCGCAGCTTCCTCGAGGACGGCGACCGGCTGACCCTGCGCGGCTGGTGCGAGCGCGAGGGCGCGGTGCGCATCGGCCTGGGCGAGGTCAGCGCGACGGTGGTCGGCTAG